The Roseofilum capinflatum BLCC-M114 nucleotide sequence TATGGCTGTTCCTTTCGTCAACTCCAGGCATTTTTACTTAAATCGGCTAAATTTCACTGATGCATGGTATCAATGGGCCAAATCAGTCCCATAATAGGAAGGATGGCTGTGTCATGGTTTAGTAATAACTGATTAACAAAGGAGGAATGATACCCATGAAACGATTGCTGTGCCTGTTCTCTGCTTTCGTGATTTTGATTGCCACTCTGATGACCCTGAATACAGTGCCTGCTACGGCTGGGTCTTTGCAGGTTTTGAGTGGACAGCCGATCTTGGCCGAGGCGGATGTCCGCAATAAGGCAGATGATAAACTGGCAGAAATTGGCGATCGCATTGATTTGAATAACTCAAGTGTCCGCTCCTTTCTAGACCTGAAAGGATTTTATCCAGTCTTGGCCACCAAAATTGTCAACAATGGGCCTTATGAGAAGGTTGAAGATGTTCTGAACATTCCTGGACTGAGCGATCGCCAAAAAGCTAGACTTGAGGCCAACTTAGATAACTTTACCGTTACTGAACCCACAGAAGCTTTTGTCTATGGACAAAATAATGTGAACAATGGTAACTATGACTAGACCCAATGGGTGACTGACGGTTAGGGATCATCTCAGATGATTCTCCTTCAGACTCCGGCTCAGTTTTAAGTTAACGTTAAGTTAAAGTTTTGTATCCCAGTCCCTTACTCTATTCATGGAAAGAGACTGGGATTTTTTATCGACTTTGTTGTGGTTGCCTGATTGAGAAGGTGTTATACTGAAGGAGATGGATAAGTTATCGAACTTCATAACAATTAAAAACGCCCAGAACTGTGAACCATCTGTTACCAAGATTACTGAATGATCCAACCCCCCTAAGCTACAGTAGGAGGTTGTGGAGTCCATATCTTCGTCGAGCAGGTTCGATCGAGTTGCGACTCACCCAGATAAAAGTTCACTTCAAAAGCGGACACACAAAACAGCCGGGTTAACTTATCCCCGTTGTCCTTTTGGTTTTGGCTTCCTGAATATTAACGCTCCATTAATCTAATGGTCTAAGCCTCTTTAGAGATCGCCTTAGCGACCTCCCGTATCTCCAGTTCGCTCAGGAGACCCGTTATCAGGAGGTTCGTACCCTTTGAGCAGTTGGATTATATTTTGATGGGTTGGGTCAACCCTCTCAATCGAGGTGTGTCCCCAACTTGGTTGTGAACAGGTGGCGATCGCTAATGCTCCAGCGAATAGGATTGCTGTGTGTTTTTCAAGTCTTAACTGTGTTCCCATACCCAATAGCCCTAGTCAACGCGAGACTTACTTTCCATTATACCGGCAATTTTACTGGCAGTTTTACTCAATTTAACAATTATTGTCAATTCGTCAAATCTGGAGATTCCGTAAATATACGGTTTTTTCTTCAGAGGTTTCACGATACAGCCCCGTACTGCCTTCCAGCAATTAATCTGGAAATTTACGGAACCTTATTCTTCTATTCTTACTACGAAATATTAAAACCGGAAGAAAAAGCCCAGAATTTATAAAGATTTCATAAAGTCCCCTACTGAGGACAAGAAGCAAGAAGATAGCGATTCTTTCCCTGTAACTTGGCTTGGTACATCGCTTGATCGGCCGATTTAATTAGCTCCTCAAGAGTCTTGCCATCTTGAGGATAGACACTAATCCCCAAACTTAAAGTAATCTTAAGATTCTCTCCTCCGTTGAGCATCAGGGGTTGAGTGACAGCCAAGATGATTTTTTCGGCGACGCGAATAGCTATAGATGGATTGGGAATTTGAGGCAACAGAACCGTAAATTCATCTCCTCCAAGTCGAGCAACCGTATCGCTACCGCGCAAACAATGGGTGAGCCGTTGAGCAACTTCCTTAATCACCAAATCTCCCATATCATGGCCAAACGTATCGTTAATCTGCTTAAAGCCGTCTAAGTCGAGAAAGAAAGTGGCCAGCATGGTTTCATTGGCTTGGGCATAAACGAGGGCTTCTTGCAGTTTTTCTTCAAATAACTTGCGATTGGCTAAACCCGTGAGGACATCATGATTAGCCATATGGCGCATCTGGTCTTCCGAGAGTTTCAGTTCCGCATTGTGGCGTTTGAGATCTTCAGCTAACCGTTGCAGTTCAGCTTCCCGTTCTTTCTGCTGGGTAATATCTCGGATCACACCCACCAAAAATAGATTCCCCCCAGAATCGCGATGGAGCGATCGCTTGGTCTCAATCACTCGGTGAATTCCCCCAGCATCCGTAAATTCTTCTTCCTGCTGGGTGCTTTCCTGAGTCAGAAACAAGTTCTCATCTTGCTGCCAAAATTGTTCGGCTTCTTCAGGAGCAAACAAATCATAATCCGATTTGTCCATGAGCATTTCTAAAGGATAGCCGATTAACTGGGAGTAGGCTTGGTTTAAGACAATCCACCGATGGTTTTGATCTTTAACAAAAATCGGATCGGGAATGCTATTAATAATGCCCTGGAGCAATTCTGTAGAGCGTTTGAATTCTCCTTCTTGATGGGCAAAGTGAATTAAAATCATCAGGGCCGAGCCAGTAAATCCGAATATAGGAGGAATTAGGGGAAACCACCAGCGAGAGATAAACAGGACATAGCTGGTTAGACCTAAGCTTCCTAGGGTAATTCCTGAACTGACGATTAACTGGGAGGGGTCTCTTAACTTCCAAGCGAGAATGGAGCCTAATGCTGACCAAGCGAAAGTCCAGAGTGCTTCAATGGGATCGGGCAAGGTTTTGATCGGGGTTTGTTCCCCAATGGCCAGATCTAAAATAAAGCTAATTAAATTGGCTTGAGCTTCAACGCCGGGAACCTCATCGGGATTGCTGTAAGGAATGGGTACAAAGTCTTTGAGGCTAACAGCCGTTAAACCAATTAAAACAATGCGATCGCGAAATAAATTGGGGTCAACCCCTCCATTCAAAACCTCAGAAACAGAAACCGTGGTGAAGGTATCGCGAGGGCCGCGAAAATCGGCTAAAAAAGGGTATCCACTGGCATCTGCATTCACATAGGCTCCATCATTGGGCTGAAAAGGATAGAAGACTGCTTTGCCGAGTTGTAAGTATTTGGGATTAACAGATGCTTCTTCTTCTTCAATGTCGAACTGGTCTAGGTACTTCAGAGCCAGTTGTAGGGCAAAACTTTTGTGAGGGGTGTCTGTATGTACATAGAGTAACCCTCGACGCACTGTCCCATCTACATCTAAGAGAACATTATTGAACCCAACTTGGGTTTGAGGATCTAAAGCTGGAGGAGGGGGAATATTCGGTACAGTTTTATCGGCGACTCGCTCAATCCCTACCAGGTTCGGTAATTCTTGCATGACCTGTTGTAAGTGTTCGTAACCGGGATTGACGGGTAAATCTCGATATAAATCTAATCCAATTGCTTGAGGTTGGCTCTGGGCAATCGTTTCTAGGAGAGTCGCCAAGGTGCGATCGGGGATCGGCCATCCTAGGTTTTGCAAATCTGGCTCATCAATGCCTACAATGATAATCCGGTCATCTTTGGGTAAGGGCGGTCGAAGACGAACCAGGGTATCAAGGGCGATTAATTCGATCGCCTGTAAGAGACCGAAAAAGCGTAGGGTCAGGATTGCTAGAGTAATCGCGGAAGCGGTAAAAACCACTCGATTTTGATGGAAAAAGCGTCGGGTGAGCCGATGCCAAAAAGCCTGTATGGAAGTTGGATATGACACGGATCGGGTTTTTGGTTAGGAGAAAGCAGAGTAACCACACAAAGAGGATGGCATATCCTGTTCTTGATCGGAAAAAATAGATGCACAGAACTTAAGTTGAGAAATCAGACTGCAAAATTCTTCACAGAAGGGGGGTGAGGGTCATGTGAATTTATGAATGGGTGTTGACCTTCTCAATGGATAGGTTTGGATCGAAGTCCTGATTGAAGGGCTGATCGAGATGAGCGATCGCGCTCAGACCTATAGTTAAGGCGATCGCTTGCACAAAAATCCATCCCTTAAATTGTAAACGCATGATCCTCGACCCTCCTAACACTACAGGATTCTTTTATAGAAGGTTTTGCCTTGTAGGAGTGTGATGGTTTACCCATGGGTTGAGTGATTTACATCACTGTTGCCCAAAGTCACGGGGCCCCTGATAATCGGATAGATCGGCTAATTCGTTGAGCGATCGCACTCCAGCATAGAGTTGACCGTTTATTTCCCAACTGGGAAAGGCTTGAACTCCAGCCGCTTTACATTGTTCAACTTGGGCATTTACGCCATCAGCAGCACATTCAACATAGTCAATGTTAGAGGCTGCCTCTTGACCAAACAACTCCTTCTGTTCATGGCAGTGGGGACACCAATACGCGCCATAATATTTAGCTCCCATGTCATTCAGGTGTTCAACTAAGGCCACTTCAGCCGGGCCAGAAGTTGTAGTCACTGGAGGAGGTGTTCCTGGGGTAGCTTGGGGATTATTCACATTGCCATAGACTCCGAGGGTCGCCACTAAGGTAACCATGGCCACGGTTAACCCGGTAAAGGCTAATTGGCCGATATCTTCCCAAGCATGGCCGATGAGGGTAACCACAAATAGGGAGAGGGACAAGAAAGCCGAAAGCACGCAGTAGGGACAAAATGCGCCAATGGTGAAGGCCATGATGTACATCAAATAGGCACTGCCCACGACCATTACCGTACTGGTAACGAACATCAGGAAACGAGTCCACTGGTCTAGGGTGGTTCGCAGTTCCTTGTTTTGATCGGGATTAATTAATAAGGGGGCGATGGCCAACATCAGCATTCCGGCATAGCCAAAAAAGCCAAACAGAGTTAGAGGTAGCCCAAACACGGTTGCATAGGGACTGCCCAAGACCTCTTTACAGCCACTGGTTGGGCAAACCGCTTCTGCACTACCCATGACCTCGACCACAGTTAAAAATGCTGTTTCGATCGCTCCCAGGGTCGCGATGCCAGCAGTTATGGGTCGAGACCAACGATGAATCCAGGGACTAGAACGCCTACGCCTCATAGCTTTAATTTAGTAATAAACGATAGGGATATTTTTGATTGCAGCATAAAACTCTTCGGCTTGCCACCTGAACTCGATTCAGGTCAAGCCTATTTTTTGCGCGTTAAAACTCTTGTGAGCCTTGATATCCAGAGACTTCCGCCAACTGCTGCAAGGGCAAATTGCCTTCATATTTTTCCCCATCAATCACCCAAGTTGGATAAGCGCTAATTCCTGCCTGTTGGCAGACTTCGGCTTGGGGAGCTGTTCGCCCTTCTGGAGAACATTCGATATAAACCGGCTCTCTTTCGGCCAGCATCACTTGAGCCACTGCTTGTTCGCCAAACCGTTCTTTTTGGGAATGACAATGGGGACACCAGTAAGCCCCATACATTTTAGCGCCAATGTTCTGGAGATGTTGGGCTAGGGCTAAACTCGCTGGAGTTGAAGCCGTTTCGATAGGGGGACTTTGGGAGGGGGAAACTTGAGCTTGAGCGCGAGTGTTGATAGGGGAAGGATTCAGATTTCCGAGGAAGAATAATCCTCCTGTGCCTAATCCTAGCCAGAAGAGGGAAAGGGTCAACTTTTTGGCAATCGGTTTTAGGGAAGAGTTCACAGATTTTCCTCCATTAATTAGGGTTTAGATAGCTCTAGGCCATGGACTGGGATTGAATCGGGGAAGTTTCCTTAAGCTGGTTTAGTTGGGGGTTAAACTCCGTTGAGTGGCTTCCACAAACTGGCTCACGCGGTTGGGATCGATGGGTTGTTCAATTTGGCCATGGCGTTTAAGGGTACTGGCAACAATGATGCCATCGGCATGGGGGAGCAGGTTACTGATATTGTGCCAATTGGCTCCACTGCCTATAAATACGGGGGTTTCTGGGGCCAGTTGGCTGGCCAATTTCAGGTCTTCGATATCGGGGGGCGTGCCGGTGGTTGGCCCAGATAGGATGATGGCATCAGCCAGACCTCGTTCTATGGTGTCTTTAATGGTAGCCGCCAGGGGTTGATGCCCTAGGGGGTGTGCATGTTTGACGAGAACATCTGCGAGGATTTTTACGTCTGCGCCGAGTTCGCGCCGATAGCGTAAAAGTTCATGCGCTTTGCCTTCGATTAAGCCTTGATCGGTGGCCATTACGCCTGTGAGGACGTTGACGCGAATAAATGCCGATTCGGTGCAGGAGGCGATCGCCAAGGCACTGTGGGCATCGTTGCGTAGGACATTGACCCCAATGGGTAAGGTCACGAGATTTTTTAGGCGATCGATAATTAAGCTCATGGCACTCACTACGGCCGGATCGACCCGATCTTTCGTGAAGGGAGCATCAAAGAAGTTTTCTACCATGATGCCATGGACTCCGCCCGACGCTAGGGCCGTGGCTTCTCGTTCGGCCCTAGCAATGACGGTTTGCAGGTTCGATCCCCACCGCGATGACGTGGGTAGGGGGAGAAGATGAACCACACCAATAATGGGGTTTGAGGTTTGAAAAATCTTAGTTAAGTCCACCCGTTTTCTCTTTCCGGACTCATCAACAACAACTCCAGATGGGCTTCTCCGATGGGGTTCGTGCAACCGGGGTAAACGTTATGGGTTAGGAATCGCTTTTTCATAGGTTTAGGCCTGCTTACAGGAACACATAGAAGGATCAGCCGAGATTTCCTCTCTAGTCAGATTGACTTTATGGAGTTGCTTTTTGCCTGTGTTGGTAAGACAACACCGTATGATAATACCATAGGCTTGATCGGTGAGATTTAATCACGCAAGGGGATAGCCATATGCTCAGTTATCTGAGGGGAACTGTTGCCCAGGTTCAGAAGCGATCGCCCAATCGCGTCACCCTGGTGTTGGAGGTTCAGGGTCTCGGTTATGAGATTCAAGTGACTCGTCAATTCGGAGAAGCGGTTTCGGAGCATCAGGACACTCAGGTGCAAGTGTTTACTCATTTGATGATGCGGGAGGAGCAACCTCTGTTGTATGGTTTTGCGTCCTCAGCAGAGCGGGATCTATTTCGCCAGTTGGTAGCAGTCAGTGGCATTGGAGCGCAGTTGGCGATCGCTCTTTTGGATACCCTGGGCCTGTCGGATTTGGTTCAGGCGATCGTTACCGGTAATATTAAACAACTGGTTCGCACACCTGGCGTGGGCAGTAAAACCGCCGAACGCATTGCCTTAGAATTAAGAACTAAGTTATCCCAATGGCGAGATACCTCTGGCGTTGCTCTACCCGTGTCTAGTACCCTTCCTTCTGCTTTACAAGAAGATGTGGAAATGACCCTTCTGGCTTTAGGATATAATCAGCAAGAAATTGCCCAAGCTTTGGGTGCATTGAGTCAGAAGCCTAATCTCATGAAAACAAAAGATCCGGAAGATTGGATCAGGGAAGCGATTAGTTGGTTAAGTTGAAATTAATTTTTTAAGAGGTAATTCCATGAATTCATCTGTTAAGTTACCTAATTTTTTGATCATCGGTGTTCAGAAATCAGGCACAACTTCAATCTATCATTATTTAAAAGAACATCCTCAAGTCTACATGAGTCCTCGGAAAGAAACGAATTTTCTGTCTAAAGATCCGAATAAAGACCCCAAAGACAGACCGCCTTTACCCTCCCAGAAGAAACGAATTGATACATTTGAAAAGTATTCTGAGCTATTCCAAGATGTAACGGATGAAATAGCTATTGGTGAAGCGTCTCCCAACTATATGGCTAACTATGAAATCGCAACCCAACAGATTAAGCGTTATGTGCCGGATGCCAAGTTAATCGCTATTTTGAGAAATCCAGCCGATCGCGCCTATTCCGATTATCTGATGCATGTTCGCGATGCGATTGGCAAACCGAGAAAGTTGTCCGAACAGATCGTTAAAAAAGGCAAGCAATCAGCCACTTTAAAAAAAGGGTTTTATGGAGAACATTTGAGCTATTTTTATGAAAATTTTGATCGGAACCAAATTCAGGTTTTTCTGTATGACGATTTACGCAAGAATTCCCAAGAATTAATGAGAAATATTTATCAATTTATTGGAGTAGATGAAACGTATCAACCCGATACTTCTAAACGATCGCAAGTGGCTAAATTACCAAAAAACAAAAGCCTAAATCAAATCCTCAATACTCATAACCCCTTGCGAGAAACAACAGCTAAGATTTTAAATAGTCTATTTCCAGCAAGTGTTGTCCAATCCTTTCGCCAAAAGCTCATGGACTTAAACCAATCCCAGGAAAAGATCCCCCCTCTGTCAGATGAAGAGCGTCAACAGTTAATTGAGTTCTATCGTGAAGATATCCTCAAGCTGCAAGAGTTGATTAACCGTGACCTTTCCCATTGGCTCCTGTAGCTGGCTGATTTAGCCTGAAGCTTGGTTTCAAATCGAAATTCGTGTTATAGTGTAAAATTGCTGAATTTTGATGAATTACACCAAACGAATCCCCTATGAGTCTCACACAAACCCAAAAACATCAAATTATGGCTGAGTACCAGGTTCACGAAACGGACACGGGTTCAGCCGATTTGCAAGTTGCTGTTTTAACTGAACGGATTAACCGTTTAAGCGCGCACTTAAAATCGAATAAGAAGGATTACGC carries:
- a CDS encoding vitamin K epoxide reductase family protein; amino-acid sequence: MRRRRSSPWIHRWSRPITAGIATLGAIETAFLTVVEVMGSAEAVCPTSGCKEVLGSPYATVFGLPLTLFGFFGYAGMLMLAIAPLLINPDQNKELRTTLDQWTRFLMFVTSTVMVVGSAYLMYIMAFTIGAFCPYCVLSAFLSLSLFVVTLIGHAWEDIGQLAFTGLTVAMVTLVATLGVYGNVNNPQATPGTPPPVTTTSGPAEVALVEHLNDMGAKYYGAYWCPHCHEQKELFGQEAASNIDYVECAADGVNAQVEQCKAAGVQAFPSWEINGQLYAGVRSLNELADLSDYQGPRDFGQQ
- a CDS encoding glutaredoxin family protein, with the translated sequence MNSSLKPIAKKLTLSLFWLGLGTGGLFFLGNLNPSPINTRAQAQVSPSQSPPIETASTPASLALAQHLQNIGAKMYGAYWCPHCHSQKERFGEQAVAQVMLAEREPVYIECSPEGRTAPQAEVCQQAGISAYPTWVIDGEKYEGNLPLQQLAEVSGYQGSQEF
- the rpsO gene encoding 30S ribosomal protein S15 is translated as MSLTQTQKHQIMAEYQVHETDTGSADLQVAVLTERINRLSAHLKSNKKDYASQRGLMKMIGQRKRLLSYINKQDKDRYKALISRLSIRG
- a CDS encoding CHASE2 domain-containing protein gives rise to the protein MSYPTSIQAFWHRLTRRFFHQNRVVFTASAITLAILTLRFFGLLQAIELIALDTLVRLRPPLPKDDRIIIVGIDEPDLQNLGWPIPDRTLATLLETIAQSQPQAIGLDLYRDLPVNPGYEHLQQVMQELPNLVGIERVADKTVPNIPPPPALDPQTQVGFNNVLLDVDGTVRRGLLYVHTDTPHKSFALQLALKYLDQFDIEEEEASVNPKYLQLGKAVFYPFQPNDGAYVNADASGYPFLADFRGPRDTFTTVSVSEVLNGGVDPNLFRDRIVLIGLTAVSLKDFVPIPYSNPDEVPGVEAQANLISFILDLAIGEQTPIKTLPDPIEALWTFAWSALGSILAWKLRDPSQLIVSSGITLGSLGLTSYVLFISRWWFPLIPPIFGFTGSALMILIHFAHQEGEFKRSTELLQGIINSIPDPIFVKDQNHRWIVLNQAYSQLIGYPLEMLMDKSDYDLFAPEEAEQFWQQDENLFLTQESTQQEEEFTDAGGIHRVIETKRSLHRDSGGNLFLVGVIRDITQQKEREAELQRLAEDLKRHNAELKLSEDQMRHMANHDVLTGLANRKLFEEKLQEALVYAQANETMLATFFLDLDGFKQINDTFGHDMGDLVIKEVAQRLTHCLRGSDTVARLGGDEFTVLLPQIPNPSIAIRVAEKIILAVTQPLMLNGGENLKITLSLGISVYPQDGKTLEELIKSADQAMYQAKLQGKNRYLLASCPQ
- a CDS encoding sulfotransferase family protein, with the translated sequence MNSSVKLPNFLIIGVQKSGTTSIYHYLKEHPQVYMSPRKETNFLSKDPNKDPKDRPPLPSQKKRIDTFEKYSELFQDVTDEIAIGEASPNYMANYEIATQQIKRYVPDAKLIAILRNPADRAYSDYLMHVRDAIGKPRKLSEQIVKKGKQSATLKKGFYGEHLSYFYENFDRNQIQVFLYDDLRKNSQELMRNIYQFIGVDETYQPDTSKRSQVAKLPKNKSLNQILNTHNPLRETTAKILNSLFPASVVQSFRQKLMDLNQSQEKIPPLSDEERQQLIEFYREDILKLQELINRDLSHWLL
- the ruvA gene encoding Holliday junction branch migration protein RuvA gives rise to the protein MLSYLRGTVAQVQKRSPNRVTLVLEVQGLGYEIQVTRQFGEAVSEHQDTQVQVFTHLMMREEQPLLYGFASSAERDLFRQLVAVSGIGAQLAIALLDTLGLSDLVQAIVTGNIKQLVRTPGVGSKTAERIALELRTKLSQWRDTSGVALPVSSTLPSALQEDVEMTLLALGYNQQEIAQALGALSQKPNLMKTKDPEDWIREAISWLS
- the btpA gene encoding photosystem I biogenesis protein BtpA; amino-acid sequence: MDLTKIFQTSNPIIGVVHLLPLPTSSRWGSNLQTVIARAEREATALASGGVHGIMVENFFDAPFTKDRVDPAVVSAMSLIIDRLKNLVTLPIGVNVLRNDAHSALAIASCTESAFIRVNVLTGVMATDQGLIEGKAHELLRYRRELGADVKILADVLVKHAHPLGHQPLAATIKDTIERGLADAIILSGPTTGTPPDIEDLKLASQLAPETPVFIGSGANWHNISNLLPHADGIIVASTLKRHGQIEQPIDPNRVSQFVEATQRSLTPN
- the psbU gene encoding photosystem II complex extrinsic protein PsbU, which produces MKRLLCLFSAFVILIATLMTLNTVPATAGSLQVLSGQPILAEADVRNKADDKLAEIGDRIDLNNSSVRSFLDLKGFYPVLATKIVNNGPYEKVEDVLNIPGLSDRQKARLEANLDNFTVTEPTEAFVYGQNNVNNGNYD